In the Granulosicoccus antarcticus IMCC3135 genome, GGCAACCAGCTCTTGAAGAGCAGGGGCAGCACCTTGTGAAGGTACCCACGGTGCTGCATCAGGACTGATGTCGGCAGTGTTCAACATGCCGGCCATGGCCAGATGCCAGATGCCACCCTGGCCTGTGCCCGAGGATTTGTGCTTGCCACTGTCGGCTTTGATTGCGTCAATGACATCTTGTGCACTTTCCCAGGGAGAGTCGGCGCGTACCAGTAGACCTGAAGAATCAGCGTTGTACAGAGCAATAGGGGTGTAATCGGTGCCAGAGAGTTTCGTCAGGCCGGCCCAATGCATCATGCCGATTTCTACCGTGACAACACCAATGGTATAGCCATCGGGTTTTGCGTTTGCAATAGCTGAATGGCCAACGACACCACTACCACCGTCACGATTGACAACGTTGAATGGCTGGCCGAGTTCTTTTTCAAGCAAAGAACCTATCATTCGACCGGTCGCATCAGTGCCGCCGCCCGCGCTCCAGGGAACGATCAGTGTGACAGGGCGTTCTGGCCAGGCAGCCATTGCCGGAGTCATGGCCGCAGCCAGAAGTAAGGCGGCAATACTGCTGCCTAGAGTTGTCTTGTTGATTGAGCTTAAGATCTTTTTATACATGAACGGCTTCCTCACAAATGTGTCGGTCGGTGGGTGGTGACGGTGGTAGAGGCAAAAATAAT is a window encoding:
- a CDS encoding tripartite tricarboxylate transporter substrate binding protein is translated as MYKKILSSINKTTLGSSIAALLLAAAMTPAMAAWPERPVTLIVPWSAGGGTDATGRMIGSLLEKELGQPFNVVNRDGGSGVVGHSAIANAKPDGYTIGVVTVEIGMMHWAGLTKLSGTDYTPIALYNADSSGLLVRADSPWESAQDVIDAIKADSGKHKSSGTGQGGIWHLAMAGMLNTADISPDAAPWVPSQGAAPALQELVAEGVDVVTCSIVEAAGLIDAGKVKSLAIMSSERVEAYPDVPTLNEATGIDWQMAAWRGIAAPKGLPDDITATLTAALENVWKSDDFQEFMKGRGFGLEWKSGDDFAEWMASSDVSLGKVMSAVGMAK